The stretch of DNA GAGAAACGACTCCTGCCCTTTTCATGTGGGGCAGGTCTTCAGCTTCTCCAATGGACGAGATGACTGTGGCTTGCGGCACCTGTGCTTGAATGGCCACAACTTCATCGTGACCATGATCACCAATAATGATCAATTTTCGGCCTTCTTGATGAAGCTTTTTTATTTCACCATGTATTTCATGAACCAAAGGGCAGGTGGCATCGACTATTGTCAAATCTTTTTTTCCAGCTTCAGCCCATATATCAGGAATGGTTCCATGTGCTCGAAAAAGAACTGGAGCATCTTTTACCTGGTCAAGAGAATCAACAACTCTGACATTTTCCTTAGCCAGATCCTTCACAACACGCTCATTGTGAACAATATCCCCCAGCATATAAACTTTACCATGTTCTCTGGCCACTTCTCGGGCCTTTTCGATGGCGTCTCTTACTCCGAAGCAAAATCCAGCATCTTTGGCTACAATTATTTTTAGAGGGTCAGGCATTCCCATCCCAGGTTTTTATGGCTTCAATTGATCTCTGAACTATTGAGGCAGCAGCTTCCTCGAGGGTTCCATCAACATGGCAACCGGCTGCAAAGGCATGACCACCGCCACCAAATGATTGGGCAACGGTATTAATGGGAATCTTTCCCTTTGACCTAAAGCTCACATCAACCTTTTGACCTGCCATCTGAGTAATTGAAATTCCAACTTCAACGCCCCTGATTGATCTGATAAAATCTGAGAGAGAGTTCATATCGTCAGGGACAGCACCCAGGGGACGAATATCCTCAAAATTAATGACTGACCAGGCTAATCTTCCGTCGCAATCGTATTTCAGCTCACTGAGAAGTTTCTGAATCACCTGAAGTCTTCCCGGGGTATTCAGGTCTTCATAGAGATAAACATACAGCTCATAAGGTTTTACACCGATTGACACCAAATTGGCTGCTGCCATCAGGGTTTCAGGATCTGTATTATTGAATCTGAAGTTTCCAGTATCACTCATCATAGCGGAATAGATGGGAATGGCAATCTCAGTACGGGAATTTGCCGCTTCATCCATGGAATTAATGAGATCATAGATAAGCACTCCAGTTGAACTTGCTGTGGGAAAATCACACACCATATCAAACTGAGATTTGTCACCGGGATGGTGATCAATACTTACTTTGGTAATGTCCATAGATTGAAGGTCTTTGCTTATGTCCATCAAACGATCATAATGGCCGATATCAAAGGCGATGAATATGTCTGAATCTGCAATAAGTTTTGCATGCTTTGTGCTATTGTAAACGTGAATCTCATCGAGATCAGGTAGAAATTCGAGGTTGACCCGAAGCGGTGATGGATTCAGGATATGGACTGTCTTGCCAATGGATGTCAAATACCTGGCTAAAGCTAACTCCGACCCTACTCCATCTGCATCTGGTTGAACGTGCGTGGAGAACACAAATGTATCATTATCAACCAGTAAAGTCCTTAAGGCTTCCCAGTTTCTCCGCACCCCAGTTCTATCACGACTCATTTATGTAAAAATACCTCTAAAAATATCTTAATTTTCGCTTCATCGAATTACCTTCGAATCCGAAACATTGAATATATTCGTTAACCTACCAGATACAAACGATTCAGCAATCAGATCAATAAAAACCAAGCTTTAGTAATGATGACATAAATTGGGATATTTATGAAAACTCTAATGTGGATTATCCCCACGATATCCCCCTCAAGAAGACCTGGCAGAGGATATTTAAATTACAATTGGAGCAATCGTGTATCCAATCCCGATATCCACGCTAGTTTATTGAATGCCTCTCCCGTCTGGGGGCTCTTCCCATCAATTCTTCAACTGCAATACGCGGATCTTTTTCTTCAAACAAGACTTGAAATATTTGCTCTGAGATAGGCATCTCAACACCTGTTTTTGCAATAAGTTGATGCACAGATCTTGCCGTATTAATACCTTCAGCGACCATCTTCATTTCTTCAAGGATGTCTTTCAGTTTTCGACCTTTTCCCAACTCAAACCCTACATGTCTATTCCGACTATGTGTACTGAGACAGGTTACAATAAGATCACCCATGCCACTCAGTCCAGCGAATGTCTGTTCCTTTGCTCCAAGGAACACACCAAGACGAGTCATTTCAAAAAGACCTCTGGTAAGCAAGGCTGCCAATGTATTGTCTCCATATCCCATCCCAGCCAGGATTCCAGCAGCAATGGCTATGACATTCTTCAATGATCCACCGTACTCCACTCCAAGAATATCCACATTGGTGTATACCCGGAGTGTATCCGACATAAAAGCTTTCTGAACGATCTTCCCTGAGGTTTCATCTGAACAAGCCGCCACAATGGTTGATGGCATTTCCTGAACGACTTCTTCAGCGTGTGTAGGACCATACAAACTGGAAATATTGCCTATGGGGTGGTTTGGAAGCGCATGTGAAATAACCTGACTCATGGTCCTCAGGGTATCATTTTCAATCCCCTTGGCCACATTTACGATGATAGAATCTGCAGCTATTGAATGAGAAATTGTTGAAAGTGTTAGACCAACAGTATGTGAAGGAATGGCCACCAGAATAATCTCTTTATTGCGGATACATGCTTCCATATCCATGGTGAAACCCAATTCGGCTGGCAACGTGATGCCCGGTAGATAATCTGGAAGTTCTCGGGTCTCCTGAGCTTGATTGAAATCCTTTTCCAGGTAAAACCAAACGTCAGCATGGTGCCCATTTTTGAGCAAATGTATTGCCAGGGTCATGCCCCAGCTTCCAGATCCTATTACTGCAATATTCATGGAAATGAATCCTGTTCTAATATAAAGAGCCCCTGATCAGGACCAGGAGCTCTTTCTCTTTTATAGCATTTTCTGTTCTATTCGTAGAGGGCGTCGAGCTTTGCTTTATAGCGTTCTTCAACAACCCGTTTCTTGATTTTCAGGGTAGGAGTTAGCGTGCCGTCTTCAACACTGAATTCCTGGGGTACCAGGATGATTTTCTTAACGGCTTCATAACTGCTGAAGTTTTCCATCACGCCTTCTACCACTCCCATGAGCATATCGTACACTTTTGGATTTTCGCTGAGTGCCTCCGGAGTCACATCTGTGATCTCATTATCAGCAGCCCACTCACCTACCTCGGTGTAATTCGGGACCAGAATAGCAGAAACGAATTTTCTGCGGTCTCCGTGAACCAGAGCCTGTTCAAAGAATTTGCTCATACAGATAGCTCCCTCAATGGGAGCAGGAGCAATATTCTTACCTCC from Candidatus Neomarinimicrobiota bacterium encodes:
- the ispH gene encoding 4-hydroxy-3-methylbut-2-enyl diphosphate reductase; this translates as MPDPLKIIVAKDAGFCFGVRDAIEKAREVAREHGKVYMLGDIVHNERVVKDLAKENVRVVDSLDQVKDAPVLFRAHGTIPDIWAEAGKKDLTIVDATCPLVHEIHGEIKKLHQEGRKLIIIGDHGHDEVVAIQAQVPQATVISSIGEAEDLPHMKRAGVVSQSTQMIENVQEIIGILSMKIFDLRFVNTVCFPTRRNQGQIKEIAPVVDVMVIVGSFTSANTKRLHEVSLSLNPRSYMVENAFDIQESWFDMAESVGISAGASSPDDLIEEVVEHLNNLHVKSRV
- a CDS encoding DHH family phosphoesterase, with the translated sequence MSRDRTGVRRNWEALRTLLVDNDTFVFSTHVQPDADGVGSELALARYLTSIGKTVHILNPSPLRVNLEFLPDLDEIHVYNSTKHAKLIADSDIFIAFDIGHYDRLMDISKDLQSMDITKVSIDHHPGDKSQFDMVCDFPTASSTGVLIYDLINSMDEAANSRTEIAIPIYSAMMSDTGNFRFNNTDPETLMAAANLVSIGVKPYELYVYLYEDLNTPGRLQVIQKLLSELKYDCDGRLAWSVINFEDIRPLGAVPDDMNSLSDFIRSIRGVEVGISITQMAGQKVDVSFRSKGKIPINTVAQSFGGGGHAFAAGCHVDGTLEEAAASIVQRSIEAIKTWDGNA
- a CDS encoding NAD(P)-dependent glycerol-3-phosphate dehydrogenase is translated as MNIAVIGSGSWGMTLAIHLLKNGHHADVWFYLEKDFNQAQETRELPDYLPGITLPAELGFTMDMEACIRNKEIILVAIPSHTVGLTLSTISHSIAADSIIVNVAKGIENDTLRTMSQVISHALPNHPIGNISSLYGPTHAEEVVQEMPSTIVAACSDETSGKIVQKAFMSDTLRVYTNVDILGVEYGGSLKNVIAIAAGILAGMGYGDNTLAALLTRGLFEMTRLGVFLGAKEQTFAGLSGMGDLIVTCLSTHSRNRHVGFELGKGRKLKDILEEMKMVAEGINTARSVHQLIAKTGVEMPISEQIFQVLFEEKDPRIAVEELMGRAPRRERHSIN